The Undibacterium cyanobacteriorum genomic sequence TGCCAAAGATTTAACTGGTCGTTTCGAAGCAGGGCGTATTGTTTGTAGGCACATCGATTTTTAAAACTGGACCACGGTCACAGGCAAAAAAATGCCCCCTACAAAAGGGGGCCTTGCTTCGCATGATGTGCGGAGATGACTACTGCATCTTATGCAGATGCCGGATCAGGCATATGTTTGATAGCGTCGTGTTGATGGTCTTGGATTTTGTCCTTGTGTTTGATGACCTGACGATCGAGTTTATCGATTAAAGCGTCGATGGCTGCATACAGATCATGCGCTAAGCTTTCGACGTGAATATCTTTACCGCTGAGATGAAGATTAATATCGGCTTTGTGGCGTTTGTCCTTTTCTCGGAGCTTATCAACTGTCAAAATGACTGCGATATCAATGACTTGATCGAAGTGTCGTCTTACCCGTTCTAATTTGTTTTGAACATATTCACGAATTGCAGGAGTTACTTCGACATGGTGTCCACTGATGGTGAGATTCATACTGCGCTCCTATGGTGATATTGCTTTTGTGTGCTAACTGATACAACTTTACTGCGACTTAACGATCGCTCAATTGGCATGAAACCGTGTTGAGCTACATCATATATAACGCTGTTCAGTAGTAAATCAAGAACTGGTTTACAAAGATTTTCGCAAACTGACTGGGGGAATTTTCAGAGCCTCGCGATACTTAGCGACCGTTCGCCGAGCGATGACCATGCCTTGTTCTCCCAAAATGTCGGCGATCTTACTGTCCGAGAGAGGTTTTTTCTGGTCTTCTTCTCCTATTAATTGTTTGATCAGAGCACGTATCGCCGTCGAGGAGGCTTCACCTCCAGCTTCGGTGGCGACGTGACTACCGAAGAAGTATTTCAACTCAAACATACCATGCGGAGTGAGCATGTATTTTTGAGTCGTTACACGAGAAATAGTGCTCTCGTGTAATCCCAGTGTATCAGCAATTTCGCGTAAAACAAGGGGGCGCATTGCAACTGCACCATGAGTAAAGAAATTGTATTGTCTTTCGACTATGGCTTGTGCAACGCGCAAAATCGTATCAAAGCGCTGCCGCATATTTTTGATCAGCCAACGAGCTTCTTGAAGTTGAGGGCTGAGACTACCATCGCCACGTTGTTGCTTCATTAAGTTAGCGTACAGTTGATTCACGCGTAAGCGTGGCATAACGTCACGATTCAACATCACCTGCCATTCGTCACCCATTTTTTTTACAACGACATCAGGGACTACATAGTCGGATTTACCCTCCGAATAGGCGAGGCCAGGCTTAGGATTACACATGCGAATGACGCATTGCGCTTCACGCAAGTCTTCGTCGTCACATTGCAACAGTTTGCGTAGTTTGGTGAAGTCGCGTTGTGCAAACAGGGCTAAATGTTCCTCAACAATCTGCAAGGCCAAGCGACGCGTCACGAAAGGAATTTTCGGTAAGCGTCGAATTTGTAAGCTGAGACACTCAGTGGTGCTGCGTGCACCAACACCCTCAGGCTCGAAACTCTGCACCATCTTGAGTGCGAACTGCAATTCCTCCATTTCGACACAAAGATCGATGGGCAAACTATCGTGAATATCTTCGAGCGTTTCACAAAGGTAGCCATTCTCATCAATTGCATCAATGATCAACTCGATCAAAGCGCGATCGCGTCCTTCTCTGACGGTGACGCGCATTTGCTCCAATAAATACTCGCGTAAAGTGATTTGGGCGGCCTCTAATTGCGGGCGACCATCTTCTTCATCATTGTTCTTAGTGCCTGAGATTGGTGCATCTTCGAAGCTCCAATCATCCTCGCTGCTGATCTGCGTTTCACCATCACCGTTGGTGTCAGTGTTGTCGGTTTTTGTAGCTTGTTCGGTTCCGTTAGCTTCGGATTTTTCTGCCACCGCAAACTCTGATTCGCTCTGCTGAGTGGCGTTATTGATGGTGCCATCCGCCAGCAGTCGCACCGCACTATCGAGTGCGTCATCTACACGCTCGAGCATAGGATTTTCAATCAAGAGCGTTTCAAGTTCTTGATGGAGCTCCAGCGTCGATAACTGCAGCAAGCGTATCGATTGCTGCAACTGCGGTGTCAGCGCTAGATGTTGCGAAGTGCGGAGCTGTAAGCTTTGCTTCATGATGCGATTGGCGCTCGATTGGCTTACATGCGGAAGTGTTCGCCGAGATACACTCGACGCACGGTTTCATTGGTGATGATTTCATCAGGGCGACCACTTGCCAAAACGGAGCCTTGATTAATGATGTAGGCGTGGTCGCAAATACCCAAGGTCTCACGCACATTGTGGTCAGTAATTAAGACGCCGATATTGCGCTCTTTGAGGAAGCGCACGATACGCTGGATCTCAATCACCGCAATTGGGTCAACCCCTGCAAATGGTTCATCGAGTAAGACGAAACGCGGGTTCGTGGCTAGTGCGCGGGCGATCTCGACACGACGACGTTCGCCGCCTGACAAAGCACGCGCAGGGCTTTCGCGTAAGCCATCGATTTGTAATTCGGTGAGCAGTGTATTGAGACGCTGATCGATCTCCGCTTTGCTCAATGCTTTGCCATTGTCGTCGCTTTGTAGTTCCAGCACGGCGCGCACATTGTCTTCTACCGATAGTTTGCGAAACACTGAAGCTTCTTGCGGCAGGTAGGAAAGACCAAGGCGAGCGCGTTGGTGAATCGGTAGGCTAGAAATATCAGTACCGTCGATATCGATTTTTCCAGCATCGGATGGCACTAGTCCCACAATCATATAAAACGACGTCGTTTTGCCCGCACCATTTGGGCCCAATAAGCCGACGACTTCACCACTCTTGACTTCGAGGGCGACGTCACGGACCACTTGGCGCATGCCATAGCGTTTTTGCAGACCTTGTATTGCAAGTGTGCTTGTCATCTTTTTAGCCTCTACAACTAGGGTTTGCTTGTTTTTGTTTCTGTTTTGGCTTTTTCAGGCTGCTGAGTGAAAGTGACACGACCGCCGTTTTGTGTACTTTTTCCAGTCGAAGAGTTCGCGAGATTCAAGAAATCATTTGGGCTATCGTACGAGAAAAATTCGCCCTCAAGCTTGCGAGTTTCTTTTTGATGGTCAAGAAAACGGATCACAGCAGCACCATGAAAAGTCACTACATCGCTGGCTTTGTTATATTCGACACGTTGCGCTGTACCTTCTATCCAAAGCTCCTCGCCACCATCGCGCTTTTGGCGAAAAAAAACTGGGTTTGCCGGGGTTCCGAGCAAGACCGTCGTGCCACCGCCTTCGGGATGTTCTTTGCTGGTTGGAATTGAAATATCAGTGCCCTTCTCGCCGCGAATATATAAAGTTCCGCGCGTGACTTCGATCTTTTCAAAGGTAATAATGTTCTTGCTAGCGTCATATGCGCCAGCGATACCAGAGACCTTCGTCTCCTTGAACTTGTCCGCTTTTTCAGCCAAGGCTTGTGAGCTCACAAAGCCCAAAAGCAAACTTAGGATAAGGGTGGAGACGTTGATTTTATACATGGTTTTCCTTGGTGATGACAACTTGCAAGTCTTCATTTTTGTTTTGTTTGCTTACTATTGATTGTGGCTCGCAACTGATTTAAGAAACGTATCGTTTGTCGAGCATTATCCGCTTCGATTCCTACTGCAGTAATATGGGCACTGGGGGTCTTGAGAACGATCGCTTGGTCGGTACGCATGCGTTCGCTGTCTGGATATAAAACCAAATGATTGGTATTCAATTGGACCTCTACTACCGTTGCGCTGCCAGCGCGTACGACTTCCACATTGTCGAGTAGGTGAATTTGATCCTCGATCAAGCCACCGTCTTTCTCTTGCACTTTTTGCTTCACGATGGCGCGATCTGCGCGGATGTTCATCGGCGTTTTTTCTTGATCAATGCCGACAATGCGTGGTTGCTGAATTTCGAACTCGTCTTCTTGAGGAAAGTGTGTGAGCTTTTGTCCAGTCACGCGATAGTTGGTATTTCCACTTTGAGAAATGCGAACGAAGTTGAAGTGCTCAACAAAGTAATCAGGTTCGGTGCGAACACGTCCACTATTCGCGGAGTCTTCGCTATTTCTACGCATTACTTCGTAGATCCAGAAGCCGCCAAGCATGACGAGTCCTAAAAGGACCACAGAGAGCCAAATTCGGATGCGGTCAGCGGTCATGTCATGTCACTTTGAGAAAAGGCGCTAATGCTGCTTCATACTTGCCTTGCGCGGCAAGGATGAAATCACAGATCTCGCGCACTGCGCCTCGTCCACCTGAGGACTGAGTCGTGTAATCGACGCGCTTGCGAACTTCTGCGTGAGCGTTCTGCACACTGGCGGCAAAGCCAACTTGTAGTAAGACCGGAAGATCGATGACATCGTCGCCAATAAAACCACATTCCTGCGCAGCAAAATTGAGTTCTGCGATGAGCTGGATGAATGCACTTTTCTTGTCGTGGATACCTTGCCGAATATGAGTGATGCCAAGATCGGTGGCGCGTTTCGTAACAATAGCCGATTGCCGAGCGCTAATGATTGCCGTTTCGATACCTGCATTCTGCAATAGTTTAATGCCTTGCCCATCAAGCACATTGAAAGTTTTCATAACCTCACCGTCCGCACTGAAATGCAGACTGCCATCGGTCAAAATGCCGTCAACATCAAAGATCATCAATTTAACGCTCGCCGCTTTTTCGCGTGCAAGTTCGAGAGTACTTTGCATTAAATTACCTTCGCGCGGGTGAGGTCATGGATATGTAATGCGCCAACAAGTTTATTGTTTGCATCGCATACCAAAAGTTGGTTGATACGGTGAGTCTCCATGATCTCAACCGCTTCCACTGCCAGTTGTTCTGGTTTGATCGTTCGAGGATGCGTGCCCATAACCTCGCCAATTGCAAGCGTGCTTAAGTTGAGATTTTTCTCAATCAGACGACGTAAATCGCCGTCGGTGAAGACGCCGAGTAGAGTCTCTTCTGCATCAACCACAGCGGTCATCGCCATACCTTTTTGGGTGATTTCCAGCAAAGCCGTGCTCAATGTTGTTTCCGGGCCGACCTGCGGGATGGCTGTGCCAGTTCGCATAATGTCTTTGACGTGGGTCAGTAGACGTCGTCCTAAAGCGCCACCCGGATGCGATCTTGCAAAATCGTCTTCTTTAAAACCACGTGCATCAAGGACGGCGACCGCAAGGGCATCACCCATCGCTAGAGTCACCGTCGTGCTCGCAGTTGGCGCCAAATTGAGTGGGCAAGCTTCTTTTTCAACGTACACGTTGAGATGCAGATCAGCCAATTTAGCGAGGGTCGAATGGGGATTGCCGGTCATGGCGATTAACTTCACACCGAGGCGTCGTACGATCGGCAAAATAGCAACTAGTTCGCCCGCTTCACCAGAGTAAGAGATCGCGATCAACACGTCGTTGGACGTGACCATGCCGAGGTCGCCGTGCGCAGCCTCTGCCGGGTGTACAAAAAACGATGGCGTTCCTGTTGAGGCAAAAGTGGCCGCCATCTTGCGCGCGATATGTCCTGATTTTCCGATACCGGAAACAACCACCTTGCCACTGCAAGCGAGGATGAATTGCATGGCATCAGTGAAAGCTTGTGCATCAGCACCTGCAAGTCGTTGTTTCAGTGCGAGGATAGCATCAGCTTCGATCTGTAAAGTATCGACGGCCAATTGCATCGCATGACTGGTGCTGTCGGCGCTAAGCGGTAGCTTGACGGGAGAGGTGTGGTTTAGTGTTCTCATGCCCCAAAGTATAAACCAAATAAGACAAAGCAAGAACCCTGCCAGAAAAATGAGCAGGGCATCGTGTTCATGGGGCTCAACTTTGCGCTAGATCAAAAAGTTGCTAAATGTTGGAAGAATTTGACACTTTTGTGCCGCTTGTCGGGTTAAGTGCGTCTTGTACTTGTTAATTTGAAAATCATCACTGATACTCGCCAAGCAGGCGCCATTAGTGATTGCCTGATCATCAAATTTTTAAAGAAAGCAGGACCATGAATCCATATTCAATCGACCCAAATCAATCTTATTCACCGCCACCATCCGATCTAGTTCCCAGTTCCAGTGATGAAAATTTTATTCGTGAGGGGCGTGCCGTTCCTGTGGGAAGTTCAATTGCTTGGTTGCAAAGCGGTTTCAATACATTTAAGGCCGCGCCAGGTGTGTGGATCGGTGTTCTACTGATTAATTTTGTGATTAATTTTTTGGTGGGCTTAGTGCCGTTCGTGGGTTCTATCGTGACTTATGTTTTGATGCCTGTGTTCACGGCAGGCTTTATGATGCTTTGCCATGCGATCTACAAAAAAGAAGCACCGTCGGTTGACTTAATGTTTGCAGGTTTTAAGAACAATACTGGCCAGTTAGCTTTAGTGGGGCTGCTGTGGTTCGTGGGTATTGTGGTCATCGTTGGCGCGTTAGTTGCGTTCTTCTTCGCGAGCATTGGTTTCGCAGCCTTGGGTGGTTTAGCGAAAAGTGGTGATTTCTCTAGTTTGTTCATGGGTATGGGCGTTGGCAAAATCATTGGCGTTGTGATCGTGGGCATGCTGATGATGTTGGTGCTTTCCGCCGCGACCTACTTTGCACCAGTACTGGTAATGAACCACAAAATGGATGCGATTGAGGCGATCAAAAGTAGTTTCTCTGCGTGCTTGAAGAATGTACTCGTGTTCGTCGTCTATTTCTTTGTGATGGTCGGTGCGATGATCGTATTTGGTGTATTGGCCGCGATGCTAGGTTGGATCATGATCTTAGTCATGATCGTTGGGGCATTTGTTTTATGGCCAACCGTCGTAGCTGCCATTTATGCTGCCTATCGCCAAATTTATTTTGCTGAGTGAAGTTGATATCGAATTAAATTGACTTGTTACATGGGCTGAAGTGTTAGCCCCCTCGGTGACCTGAAAAACTAAATTACGGCCGTTTGCGAAAGTGAATGGCCGTTTTTTTGAAACTTTAACGACGTACTTCCGCAGTTTATCGGTAATAATAGTGCTCATGACTGCACTTGATACCACTCTCGTCCTCCTTAGCTGCGCCGTTCTTGGTGTGGTTGCTTTCCGCATGCTTAATTTGCCGCCGATGCTGGGTTACCTCGGTGTTGGTATTTTGATCGGCCCCTTTGCGCTAGGCTGGGCACGAGAGAGCGCAGCGACACACCAGCTCGCCGAGTTTGGGGTGGTGTTCTTGATGTTTTCGATTGGCCTTGAGTTTTCGCTACCCAAACTAATTTCGATGCGACGCGCGGTATTTGGTTTAGGTTTGGCGCAGGTGGTCGCCACCATCGTGGTGGCAATGTTGGGTGCCATTGCTGCTGGCATGCTGCTGCCACAATATTTTCAGATGAGTTGGAAAGCTGCATTCGCCCTCGGTGGTGCTTTGTCGATGTCGTCAACCGCGATTGTGTCGAAGATGCTCACTGAAAAACTGGAGCTGGAAAGCCCACATGGGCGCCAAATCATCAGCGTATTGTTGTTTCAAGATCTGGCAGTCGTACCTTTGCTGATTTTGGTACCGGCACTGGCAAGTGATTCCGAAAATTTGAGCTTGAGTTTGGGCTTGGCATCGGTGAAGGCTGCGGCGGTGCTGTTCTTGTTGTTCTTTGTTGGGAAGCGTGTGGTCAGATCTTGGTTCACCGTGGTTGTCAAACGCCGCTCGCAGGAACTGTTCATGCTCAATCTTTTGCTCTTCACATTAGGCGCGGCTTGGTTGACCGAGAAAGCAGGTTTGTCCTTGGCGCTTGGCGCCTTTGTCGCTGGCATGTTGATCTCTGAGACTGAGTACAAACATCAAGTGGAGGAAGACATTAAGTCCTTCCGCGACGTCTTGTTGGGATTGTTCTTCGTGACGGTTGGAATGCTGCTCAACCTTGGATTGATGGTCGAGTACGGTTGGCTGATCCTTCTCTTATTGACGATTCCGGTGTTGCTGAAATTTGGTTTGATTTTCGCGCTGGCGCGTTTGTTCAAATGTCCGACCAGCGTGGCATTGCGAACTGGTTTAGGTTTGGCGCAGGCTGGTGAATTCGGATTCGTTTTATTGAACCAAGCGGGCGGTTTGAATTTGATCGATCCCTTGTTGTTGCAATTGATCTTGGCTTCGATGGTGGTATCAATGCTGATCTCGCCATTTATTTTGGCCAAGTCAGACTGGATTGTTATGAAGCTGTCTGCCAATGAATGGATGATGCAATCCTTAGCCTTGACGCAGATCGCAGCACGTACCATGAAAACTAAGAAGCACGTTATCATCGCGGGCTTCGGACGTAGCGGTCAAAATTTGGCACGCTTACTAAGTGAAGAAAAAATTGATTACCATGCACTCGACTTGGACCCCGACCGGATTAGCGAGGCTCAAACGGCGGGCGCCAATGTGTCCTATGGCGATGCGGCAAGACGTGAAAGTTTGACGGCGGCAGGGATTAATCGTGCGGCGGCTTTGGTCATCACCTACACCAACACACACTCCGCGTTAAAGATTTTGCATTTGGTGCACGAGCTCAATCCGAGTTTGCCGGTGGTGGTGCGTAGTCACGACGATAGCGATCTAGAAAAATTGCGTGAGGCAGGCGCGACCGAAGTCGTGCCTGATCTAATGGAAGGCAGCTTGATGTTGGCCTCGCATGCTTTGGTCTTGCTCGGAGTTCCTTTGCGTCGAGTCGTGCACACGGTGCAAATGGCGCGCGATGCACGTTACGAATCTTTGCGCGGTTTCTTCCATGGCGCCAGCGACGCGAGCGATGATGCCGAAAGCTTGCAGTTACGCTTGCACACAGTGGTATTGGGTGAGCGCAGTAAGGCGCTCGGAAAAACCATCTGTGACTTGTCATTTGATGAGATCAATGTAGACATCACGACTGTGCGCCGTGGCAAAACGCGCATTGAATTTGATCCGAATCTGGTCTTACAAAATGGCGACGTTTTGGTGCTGCGTGGTACCGCGGAAGGTGTCGCGCGCGCAGAACAAAAAATAATCAAGGGACAATAAGTGAACAAAGCAAAAAGTAAGAAAAACAGGGAGAGGATGTAAGCAATGATCAACCCACAAGAATTTATTAAGCAACATGTGCGTACTGTGCCCGATTGGCCACAAGCGGGCATTCAATTTCGCGATATCACTCCCTTACTGCAAGACCCACAAGTGTTTCGGGTTTTGATTGATATTTTCTTAGAACGCTATGCCAGCGCCAATTTGCAATACGTAGCCGGCCTTGATGCGCGTGGTTTTATTCTTGGTTCGGTGATCGCCTATGAATTGAATTTGGGCTTCATTCCGATTCGCAAAAAAGGTAAGTTGCCATTTCATACGATCGCTGAGGAATATGATTTGGAGTACGGCAATGCCACGGTTGAACTGCATACCGATGCCTGCAAGGCGGGCGATCGCGTATTGTTGGTGGATGACTTAATCGCTACCGGCGGTACCATGATCGCTGGCAAAAAGCTTTTGGAACGCTTAGGTGCAACCGTAGTGGAAGCGGCCGTGATTGTTGATTTACCAGAGCTCGGCGGTTCGCAGCTGATACGCGATGCAGGACTCGAAGTCTTCAAGGTTTGCGATTTTGCGGGTCATTGAATCATCGAAAAGTACGTTTCGACCTAAGAAAACTTGTCGCTTATATGCTTAAAATTTAAGCATATTGCGGTTTGGTAGTACGCAAGTTGCACCAAATTGCGCTATACTGACGCTCTTCCAAGGAGCGCTGCGACTTCGTGCATCAAAATGAGTTTGTCATTTTTGCACCTTGCCAGGCTTGGATTCTCGAGAAGAATGGTGTTTGAACTAGATGCCTTCTGTCTCTCAGCAACTGCGCTCACGTTACTTTTTTCTTGAACATCTTAGAAAGGAGGGCGTGAGAACGCCACCATCATGACTACACAAACTACACCAAACCTCGCGCAAGACTTCGTCGTTGCTGATTTGAGTTTGGCCGATTGGGGCCGTAAAGAAATTAAAATCGCTGAAACGGAAATGCCAGGCTTAATGGCGATCCGCGAAGAATTCGCAGCCAGCCAACCTTTGAAGGGCGCACGCATCACCGGCTCTTTGCACATGACGATTCAGACTGCGGTCCTGATCGAAACCTTGAACGCTTTGGGCGCACAAGTGCGTTGGGCATCGTGCAATATCTATTCAACACAAGATCATGCGGC encodes the following:
- the hpf gene encoding ribosome hibernation-promoting factor, HPF/YfiA family, which codes for MNLTISGHHVEVTPAIREYVQNKLERVRRHFDQVIDIAVILTVDKLREKDKRHKADINLHLSGKDIHVESLAHDLYAAIDALIDKLDRQVIKHKDKIQDHQHDAIKHMPDPASA
- a CDS encoding RNA polymerase factor sigma-54, with amino-acid sequence MKQSLQLRTSQHLALTPQLQQSIRLLQLSTLELHQELETLLIENPMLERVDDALDSAVRLLADGTINNATQQSESEFAVAEKSEANGTEQATKTDNTDTNGDGETQISSEDDWSFEDAPISGTKNNDEEDGRPQLEAAQITLREYLLEQMRVTVREGRDRALIELIIDAIDENGYLCETLEDIHDSLPIDLCVEMEELQFALKMVQSFEPEGVGARSTTECLSLQIRRLPKIPFVTRRLALQIVEEHLALFAQRDFTKLRKLLQCDDEDLREAQCVIRMCNPKPGLAYSEGKSDYVVPDVVVKKMGDEWQVMLNRDVMPRLRVNQLYANLMKQQRGDGSLSPQLQEARWLIKNMRQRFDTILRVAQAIVERQYNFFTHGAVAMRPLVLREIADTLGLHESTISRVTTQKYMLTPHGMFELKYFFGSHVATEAGGEASSTAIRALIKQLIGEEDQKKPLSDSKIADILGEQGMVIARRTVAKYREALKIPPVSLRKSL
- the lptB gene encoding LPS export ABC transporter ATP-binding protein; translation: MTSTLAIQGLQKRYGMRQVVRDVALEVKSGEVVGLLGPNGAGKTTSFYMIVGLVPSDAGKIDIDGTDISSLPIHQRARLGLSYLPQEASVFRKLSVEDNVRAVLELQSDDNGKALSKAEIDQRLNTLLTELQIDGLRESPARALSGGERRRVEIARALATNPRFVLLDEPFAGVDPIAVIEIQRIVRFLKERNIGVLITDHNVRETLGICDHAYIINQGSVLASGRPDEIITNETVRRVYLGEHFRM
- a CDS encoding LptA/OstA family protein, translating into MYKINVSTLILSLLLGFVSSQALAEKADKFKETKVSGIAGAYDASKNIITFEKIEVTRGTLYIRGEKGTDISIPTSKEHPEGGGTTVLLGTPANPVFFRQKRDGGEELWIEGTAQRVEYNKASDVVTFHGAAVIRFLDHQKETRKLEGEFFSYDSPNDFLNLANSSTGKSTQNGGRVTFTQQPEKAKTETKTSKP
- the lptC gene encoding LPS export ABC transporter periplasmic protein LptC, with translation MTADRIRIWLSVVLLGLVMLGGFWIYEVMRRNSEDSANSGRVRTEPDYFVEHFNFVRISQSGNTNYRVTGQKLTHFPQEDEFEIQQPRIVGIDQEKTPMNIRADRAIVKQKVQEKDGGLIEDQIHLLDNVEVVRAGSATVVEVQLNTNHLVLYPDSERMRTDQAIVLKTPSAHITAVGIEADNARQTIRFLNQLRATINSKQTKQK
- a CDS encoding KdsC family phosphatase; the encoded protein is MQSTLELAREKAASVKLMIFDVDGILTDGSLHFSADGEVMKTFNVLDGQGIKLLQNAGIETAIISARQSAIVTKRATDLGITHIRQGIHDKKSAFIQLIAELNFAAQECGFIGDDVIDLPVLLQVGFAASVQNAHAEVRKRVDYTTQSSGGRGAVREICDFILAAQGKYEAALAPFLKVT
- a CDS encoding KpsF/GutQ family sugar-phosphate isomerase, whose product is MRTLNHTSPVKLPLSADSTSHAMQLAVDTLQIEADAILALKQRLAGADAQAFTDAMQFILACSGKVVVSGIGKSGHIARKMAATFASTGTPSFFVHPAEAAHGDLGMVTSNDVLIAISYSGEAGELVAILPIVRRLGVKLIAMTGNPHSTLAKLADLHLNVYVEKEACPLNLAPTASTTVTLAMGDALAVAVLDARGFKEDDFARSHPGGALGRRLLTHVKDIMRTGTAIPQVGPETTLSTALLEITQKGMAMTAVVDAEETLLGVFTDGDLRRLIEKNLNLSTLAIGEVMGTHPRTIKPEQLAVEAVEIMETHRINQLLVCDANNKLVGALHIHDLTRAKVI
- a CDS encoding BPSS1780 family membrane protein, with the translated sequence MNPYSIDPNQSYSPPPSDLVPSSSDENFIREGRAVPVGSSIAWLQSGFNTFKAAPGVWIGVLLINFVINFLVGLVPFVGSIVTYVLMPVFTAGFMMLCHAIYKKEAPSVDLMFAGFKNNTGQLALVGLLWFVGIVVIVGALVAFFFASIGFAALGGLAKSGDFSSLFMGMGVGKIIGVVIVGMLMMLVLSAATYFAPVLVMNHKMDAIEAIKSSFSACLKNVLVFVVYFFVMVGAMIVFGVLAAMLGWIMILVMIVGAFVLWPTVVAAIYAAYRQIYFAE
- a CDS encoding cation:proton antiporter domain-containing protein; amino-acid sequence: MTALDTTLVLLSCAVLGVVAFRMLNLPPMLGYLGVGILIGPFALGWARESAATHQLAEFGVVFLMFSIGLEFSLPKLISMRRAVFGLGLAQVVATIVVAMLGAIAAGMLLPQYFQMSWKAAFALGGALSMSSTAIVSKMLTEKLELESPHGRQIISVLLFQDLAVVPLLILVPALASDSENLSLSLGLASVKAAAVLFLLFFVGKRVVRSWFTVVVKRRSQELFMLNLLLFTLGAAWLTEKAGLSLALGAFVAGMLISETEYKHQVEEDIKSFRDVLLGLFFVTVGMLLNLGLMVEYGWLILLLLTIPVLLKFGLIFALARLFKCPTSVALRTGLGLAQAGEFGFVLLNQAGGLNLIDPLLLQLILASMVVSMLISPFILAKSDWIVMKLSANEWMMQSLALTQIAARTMKTKKHVIIAGFGRSGQNLARLLSEEKIDYHALDLDPDRISEAQTAGANVSYGDAARRESLTAAGINRAAALVITYTNTHSALKILHLVHELNPSLPVVVRSHDDSDLEKLREAGATEVVPDLMEGSLMLASHALVLLGVPLRRVVHTVQMARDARYESLRGFFHGASDASDDAESLQLRLHTVVLGERSKALGKTICDLSFDEINVDITTVRRGKTRIEFDPNLVLQNGDVLVLRGTAEGVARAEQKIIKGQ
- a CDS encoding adenine phosphoribosyltransferase; this encodes MINPQEFIKQHVRTVPDWPQAGIQFRDITPLLQDPQVFRVLIDIFLERYASANLQYVAGLDARGFILGSVIAYELNLGFIPIRKKGKLPFHTIAEEYDLEYGNATVELHTDACKAGDRVLLVDDLIATGGTMIAGKKLLERLGATVVEAAVIVDLPELGGSQLIRDAGLEVFKVCDFAGH